The Euphorbia lathyris chromosome 2, ddEupLath1.1, whole genome shotgun sequence genome includes a window with the following:
- the LOC136220936 gene encoding 3-hydroxyisobutyryl-CoA hydrolase 1-like, which translates to MASFNSAKGQQDQILVEENLFARILTLNRPKQLNALSSHMVSRLLELFLAYEKDHNIKLIVLKGNGRAFCAGGDVSAVVRDIGEEGSWRSGARYFGKEFILNYVMATYTKPQVSILNGIVMGGGAGVSMHGSFRVATENSVFAMPETALGLFPDIGASYFLSRLPGFFGEYIGLTGARLDGAEMLACGLATHFVPSVKLPLLEEALQKVDSSNSATISNVINEYSQQPNLKDQSAYHRLDVIDKCFSQRSVEHILSALEKERKKKDDAWVATTIQSLKKASPTSLKISLRSIREGRLQGVGQCLVREYRMVCHVMQGKLSKDFFEGCRAILLDKDKNPKWEPSKLELISDDMVEQYFSKVDDEEWEDLRLPARLDLPGYPIAKL; encoded by the exons ATGGCTTCCTTCAACTCAGCCAAAGGCCAGCAAGATCAG ATTCTGGTAGAGGAAAACTTGTTTGCAAGAATCTTGACACTAAACAGACCTAAACAGTTGAATGCCCTTTCCAGTCATATG GTTTCTCGGCTGTTGGAGCTTTTCCTTGCTTATGAGAAGGATCATAATATCAAGTTGATTGTTCTCAAG GGTAACGGAAGAGCATTTTGTGCAGGTGGTGATGTTTCTGCCGTGGTTCGTGATATTGGTGAAGAAG GTAGTTGGAGATCAGGTGCCAGGTACTTTGGGAAGGAGTTTATTTTGAACTATGTGATGGCGACTTACACCAAACCCCAG GTTTCAATCCTGAATGGAATTGTCATGGGAGGTGGTGCTGGAGTTTCAATGCATGGAAGCTTTCGTGTTGCAACAGAGAATTCG GTTTTTGCCATGCCTGAAACAGCTCTTGGACTTTTCCCAGATATAGGCGCCTCATATTTCTTATCAAGACTTCCTGGATTTTTTG GTGAATACATTGGTCTTACTGGTGCAAGGTTGGATGGTGCTGAAATGCTTGCATGTGGCCTTGCAACTCATTTTGTCCCGTCAGTG AAGTTGCCTCTCCTAGAAGAAGCATTGCAGAAAGTAGATTCGAGTAATTCCGCTACCATTTCaaatgtaattaatgaataCTCTCAGCAGCCAAATTTGAAAGATCAAAGTGCCTATCAcag GTTGGATGTAATTGATAAATGTTTCTCCCAGAGATCAGTTGAACATATTTTATCTGCTCTT GAGAAAGAACGCAAGAAGAAAGATGATGCTTGGGTCGCTACTACAATTCAGTCACTTAAGAAGGCTTCTCCAACAAGTCTTAAGATTTCTCTTAGATCT ATTAGGGAAGGAAGGCTTCAAGGTGTAGGTCAATGCCTTGTTCGTGAGTACAGAATGGTTTGCCACGTCATGCAGGGAAAACTTAGCAAGGATTTCTTTGAG GGTTGCAGAGCTATACTTTTGGACAAGGATAAGAACCCAAAG TGGGAACCTTCAAAATTGGAGCTGATAAGTGATGATATGGTTGAGCAATACTTTTCAAAAGTGGATGATGAAGAATGGGAAGATTTAAGACTTCCTGCTCGGTTAGATCTGCCTGGATATCCCATAGCAAAGCTTTAA